Proteins from a single region of Harmonia axyridis chromosome 4, icHarAxyr1.1, whole genome shotgun sequence:
- the LOC123677906 gene encoding ER membrane protein complex subunit 4 has product MSKSYSKRSKWSLDSTKTVARITDSLPAPPAYNLSNIPSNNEVTKKADISRLITKKSWDIALAPIKQVPMNLFIMYMAGNSISIFPIMMVGMLLLRPIQAIWATKSTFKVIETSAVGQMIIYILGNFVNIGLALYKCQSMGLLPTHSSDWLAFVEPPIRREYLGGGFILK; this is encoded by the exons ATGTCCAAGTCCTACAGTAAAAGGTCCAAATGGAGTTTGGACAGCACGAA AACTGTAGCTAGAATTACAGATAGTTTACCAGCACCTCCAGCATATAATCTCTCTAATATACCATCTAACAATGAAGTTACAAAGAAAGCGGATATAAGTCGATTGATAACAAAAAAGTCTTGGGATATTGCATTAGCACCAATCAAGCAGGTGccaatgaatttattcataatGTACATGGCTGGAAACTCAATTTCCATATTTCCAATAATGATGGTTGGAATGTTACTACTTCGACCAATACAAGCTATTTGGGCTACAAAAAGTACCTTTAAAGTAATTGAAACTAGTGCAGTTGGCCAAATGATAATTTATATCCTAGGTAATTTTGTAAATATCGGGTTAGCTTTGTATAAATGCCAAAGTATGGGTCTGTTACCAACTCATTCTAGTGATTGGTTAGCTTTTGTGGAACCACCAATTAGAAGAGAATATCTAGGTGGTggatttatattgaaataa
- the LOC123677905 gene encoding traB domain-containing protein, with translation MDKSLSHFELNDNNSKNGSESGSEKNEPSIDMFAFGDTDSSNGSKGDDDFDNNLPETVNLIVDSTKNTKVYIVGTAHFSKESQEDVEKVIQHVQPDIVILELCSSRLNILNLDEESILKEAQEINTRKILSTIKSNGVYNGIIYLLLLDMSAHITKEIGMAPGGEFRVAYREVAKLPKCKILLGDRPISITLKRAIAGLSWFQTFKLIWHLMNSKDPVSKEDIEKCKNRDMLEQILAEFAEHYPEFKEVFVAERDIFLTYSIQNAVSNLDAANRPVGKQDFQKVVAVVGIGHMPGILKLYHTDQRPFIKDMLTIPPPSKVSKFIKMSFRISLYAAGGYLVYRYVPVPKFFKKNVHVVVQQILNSLNPSKISLNFNKY, from the exons ATGGACAAATCTCTATCTCATTTTG agTTGAAcgataataattcaaaaaacggATCGGAATCTGGATCTGAGAAAAATGAACCCTCAATAGATATGTTTGCTTTTGGAGATACTGATTCTTCCAATGGTAGTAAAGGTGATGATGACTTTGATAATAATTTACCCGAAACAGTGAATCTGATAGTAGATTCCACCAAAAATACTAAAGTGTATATTGTGGGTACTGCTCATTTCAGCAAAGAATCTCAAGAGGATGTAGAAAAG GTTATTCAACATGTTCAACCTGATATTGTCATTTTGGAGCTGTGTAGTTCTAGACTTAACATATTGAATTTAGATGAGGAGAGCATTTTAAAAGAAGCACAAGAAATtaatactcgaaaaattttatcCACTATTAAATCAAATGGGGTTTACAATGGAATAATTTATCTACTACTGTTGGATATGAGTGCTCATATAACTAAGGAAATAGGAATGGCTCCAGGTGGAGAGTTCAGAGTTGCATATAGGGAG gtagCAAAATTACCAAAGTGCAAAATTCTTCTTGGGGATAGGCCTATTAGCATTACCTTGAAAAGAGCTATAGCAGGACTTTCATGGTTCCAGACATTCAAGTTGATATGGCATCTTATGAATTCCAAAGACCCTGTTAG CAAAGAAGACATTGAAAAATGCAAGAATAGGGATATGCTTGAACAAATTCTTGCAGAGTTTGCAGAACATTACCCCGAGTTCAAGGAAGTATTTGTTGCAGAGCGTGATATATTTTTGACTTATTCTATACAAAATGCGGTGTCTAATCTGGATGCTGCTAATCGACCAG ttgGCAAGcaagattttcaaaaagtaGTAGCAGTTGTTGGGATAGGACACATGCCCGGTATTCTCAAACTTTATCATACAGACCAAAGACCATTTATTAAAGATATGTTGACTATTCCTCCGCCTTCCAAGGTTTCCAAATTTATTAAGATGAGTTTTAGAATTTCACTTTATGCAGCCGGTGGATACCTAGTCTATCGTTATGTACCAGTgcctaaattcttcaaaaaaaatgtaCATGTTGTAGTTCAACAAATTTTAAATAGTCTGAACCCCAGCAAAATAAGTTTAAATTTTAACAAATACTAA
- the LOC123679325 gene encoding formylglycine-generating enzyme produces the protein MYLTIYLISSIIPNVLMDCGCTSNREVDTNKKCTSESIKVNKYTKEANIAFNSEEMVLIQGNTFEMGTNEQVFPADYEGPVRNETVDSFHLDIYEVSNEKFLNFVTETGYVTEAEKFGDSFIFEMFIPKKERSKFKAYRAVQAPWWIKMKGVSWKKPEGPNSNIEGILNHPVVHVSWNDAMEYCKYMGKRLPTEAEWEMACRGGLRQKLYPWGNKLNPKNKHWLNIWQGEFPETNTAEDGFIGTAPVNHFTPNKFGLFNMAGNVWEWTNDNWMNDPESKVKKGGSFLCHQSYCWRYRCAARSFNTKDSSSSNLGFRCARDVK, from the exons ATGTACTTAACAATTTACTTAATTTCATCAATAATACCTAATGTTTTAATGGACTGCGGCTGTACTTCTAACAGAGAGGTTGATACTAACAAGAAATGTACTTCAGAATCAATAAAAGTTAATAAATACACGAAGGAGGCCAATATAGCTTTCAATTCAGAAGAAATGGTTTTGATTCAGGGCAATACTTTTGAAATGGGGACCAATGAACAAGTTTTCCCTGCTGACTATGAGGGACCTGTTCGTAATGAAACTGTGGATTCTTTTcatttagatatttatgaagtttcaaatgagaaatttctcaattttgtaACAGAAACGGGGTATGTTACTGAGGCGGAGAAATTTGGTGATAgtttcatatttgaaatgtttataCCCAAAAAAGAAAGAAGTAAATTCAAAGCATACAGGGCTGTTCAAGCTCCTTGGTGGATAAAAATGAAGGGAGTAAGCTGGAAGAAACCTGAAGGACCTAACTCTAATATAGAAG gaatattGAATCATCCTGTTGTGCATGTTTCCTGGAATGATGCTATGGAATATTGCAAGTATATGGGTAAAAGATTACCTACAGAAGCTGAATGGGAAATGGCTTGTAGAGGTGGATTAAGACAAAAATTGTATCCTTGGGGTAACAAACTGAATCCAAAAAACAAGCATTG GTTGAATATATGGCAAGGTGAATTTCCAGAAACCAATACAGCTGAAGATGGTTTCATTGGAACAGCTCCAGTAAATCACTTCACACCAAACAAGTTTGGCTTGTTTAATATGGCGGGTAATGTCTGGGAATGGACTAATGACAATTGGATGAATGACCCT GAATCAAAAGTAAAAAAGGGAGGATCCTTTTTGTGTCATCAATCATACTGTTGGAGATACAGATGTGCTGCCAGATCCTTCAACACCAAAGACAGTTCATCAAGTAATCTAGGTTTCAGATGTGCAAGAGATGTAAAATGA
- the LOC123679323 gene encoding protein abrupt-like: MSSKHFCLKWNSYQSNIVSAFESLQHSEELVDVTLTCEGINLKAHKFILSACSPYFRTVFKENPCPHPIVILKDVIYTDLIAVINFMYHGEVMVSEEQLPSFLSTAKLLQVSGLNSSENTKKLTNLKRPKIISTENPIKKLKTKCLKENSTINRSNDAIIRENMTHMNTNSPKNVENQEIEVKTEKLDDEICADVNENISNQNLERTSILEAALDSKRSILERSLTAHHSPGKSPSSIPYTLEPVVTIEMPKNALIIRKHPEGELEKILMKSPSSDSSSSVSYDRPSELLQQSLQVEGETYEFEGNHNLDPNIQIKSVDIQPHHSSQCGTCPHCGQIYSNQSALKYHVRLVHSDLTNMYCCHLCPEAFDFREGYKKHMSEAHSIRN, from the exons ATGTCGTCCAAGCACTTTTGCTTGAAATGGAATAGTTATCAATCTAATATAGTTAGTGCTTTTGAGAGTTTGCAGCATTCAGAGGAATTGGTTGATGTTACATTAACATGTGAAGGTATAAACTTAAAAGCTCACAAATTCATTTTGTCAGCATGCAGTCCTTACTTTCGGACAGTTTTCAAG GAGAACCCTTGTCCTCATCCGATAGTTATATTAAAAGATGTTATTTATACAGACTTGATAGCTGTAATAAATTTCATGTATCATGGGGAGGTAATGGTTTCTGAAGAGCAGTTACCTTCATTTCTAAGTACTGCCAAATTACTGCAAGTATCTGGCTTAAATTCCTCTGAAAATACTAAAAAGTTAACAAACCTCAAAAGACCAAAAATAATTTCTACAGAAAATCccataaaaaaactcaaaactaAGTGCTTGAAAGAAAACTCGACAATAAATAGATCAAATGACGctataattagagaaaatatgaCTCATATGAATACAAATTCTCCGAAAAATGTTGAGAATCAGGAAATTGAGGTGAAAACTGAAAAACTGGATGATGAAATATGTGCTGATGTAAATGAGAATATATCTAATCAAAATTTGGAGAGGACATCCATTTTAGAAGCTGCTTTAGATTCTAAAAGGAGTATTTTAGAGAGATCATTGACTGCTCATCATAGCCCAG GAAAGTCTCCTTCGTCAATACCTTACACTTTAGAACCAGTAGTGACGATAGAAATGCCAAAAAATGCCTTAATTATACGAAAACATCCAGAAGGTGAATTGGAAAAAATCCTTATGAAATCACCATCTTCTGACTCCAGTAGCAGTGTATCGTATGATCGTCCAAGTGAATTACTGCAGCAATCATTACAGGTGGAAGGGGAAACTTATGAATTTGAAGGAAATCATAATTTAGACCCAAACATTCAGATCAAGTCAGTCGATATCCAGCCTCATCATAGCTCTCAGTGTGGTACTTGTCCTCATTGTGGTCAAATATACTCAAATCAATCTGCCCTTAAGTATCATGTAAGATTGGTTCATTCAGACCTTACCAATATGTACTGCTGCCATCTTTGTCCAGAGGCTTTCGATTTTCGAGAGGGCTATAAAAAGCATATGTCTGAAgctcatagtataaggaattaa
- the LOC123679322 gene encoding phosphatidylserine synthase, giving the protein MMEKGVKTKTASTDVRTRIDSFFTINEKPVDDISLGIFYNPHTITLLAVSIALLVYFAFVRDTQNLEDNIWAGIQICVFFFLVISSLAFPNGPFTRPHPVVWRLVFGLSVLYLLLCIFLLFQNLETVQNIIYWFDPDLRNFHIDMDKEYGVNCSDITAERIWSHVDVFAVGHYLGWLFKAILIRHMGILWAISCMWEITEIAFAHLLPNFIECWWDAIILDVIVCNGFGIWCGLKICQMLEMREYRWVGIRDIHSTTGKIKRAVLQFTPESWTSVRWLDPKCSYMRIIALVQLVIFWQTSELNTFFLKHVFELPSNHPFVIGRLILIGSFVAPSVRQYYSYVTDTTCKRVGTQCWVYGCIMVAEALLCIKHGRVLFERTQALNIILWLCIMFIVSTGCVIGCVKYHKYFDKDVPTSGSIKSTNEVEETRKKKSE; this is encoded by the exons ATGATGGAGAAAGGTGTGAAAACTAAAACTGCTTCAACCGATGTGAGGACTAGAATTGATAGTTTTTTCACTATCAATGAAAAACCGGTAGACGATATATCTTTAGGAATATTCTATAATCCACATACAATTACACTTCTCGCTGTATCGATAGCTCTACTAGTTTATTTCGCTTTTGTAAG ggacACACAAAACCTGGAAGATAACATCTGGGCTGGTATCCAAATATGTGTATTTTTCTTCTTAGTGATCTCCAGTCTAGCTTTTCCAAATGGACCATTCACCCGTCCCCATCCAGTTGTGTGGCGGTTAGTTTTTGGATTGAGTGTTTTATATTTACTCCTTTGTATATTTTTGCTCTTTCAAAACTTGGAAACTGttcagaatataatttattGGTTCGATCCTGATTTGAGGAACTTCCACATAGACATGGACAAAGAGTATGGTGTTAACTGTTCAGACATCACAGCAGAAAGAATTTGGAGTCATGTGGATGTTTTTGCTGTGGGACATTATCTCGGATGGCTGTTCAAAGCTATACTTATTAGGCACATGGGCATCTTATGGGCCATAAGCTGCATGTGGGAGATAACCGAAATCGCCTTTGCTCATTTACTACCAAACTTCATAGAATGTTGGTGGGATGCCATAATTTTAGACGTTATTGTCTGTAATGGCTTTGGTATCTGGTGCGGACTGAAGATATGCCAGATGTTGGAGATGAGAGAATATCGTTGGGTTGGAATAAGAGATATTCACTCAACCACTGGAAAAATCAAGAGGGCGGTCCTTCAGTTCACTCCTGAGAGTTGGACCTCTGTCCGCTGGTTAGATCCTAAATGTTCCTACATGAGAATAATAGCGCTGGTACAATTGGTTATATTTTGGCAAACATCAGAATTGAACACCTTCTTTTTGAAGCATGTTTTTGAGTTGCCATCCAATCACCCTTTTGTTATAGGAAGGTTGATCTTGATCGGTAGTTTCGTAGCACCTTCAGTTCGTCAATATTACAGTTATGTTACAGACACCACTTGTAAGCGTGTAGGCACTCAATGTTGGGTGTACGGTTGTATCATGGTAGCTGAAGCCTTGTTATGTATAAAACATGGTAGAGTATTGTTTGAACGTACTCAAGCTCTCAATATTATATTATGGTTATGTATTATGTTTATAGTATCCACGGGCTGTGTTATTGGTTGTGTTAAGTATCATAAATATTTCGACAAAGATGTACCCACCTCAGGTTCTATCAAAAGTACAAATGAAGTTGAGGAAACTCGAAAGAAGAAGTCAGaatag
- the LOC123679324 gene encoding deoxyribose-phosphate aldolase, with protein MERNPGCELDLGWLNNVHVNSTAVKESVCYYISDKEISKEYEAAWLLKAITCIDLTTLGGDDTKSNVARLCRKAMGPLPENILSMLEVNDDNFPIRPAAVCVYPSRVKDAVEELDKLELQNKINIASVATGFPSGQMPLQTRLDEIKYAIEQGATEIDIVINRTLVLTGKWQELYQEIQQMKEACGPGVHMKAILAVGELDSFNNVYKASLVAMMAGTDFIKTSTGKEAVNATLPYGLVMTRAIREYYMKMGYKVGLKPAGGIRTSRDAINWLIMVKETLGIEWLTSDFFRFGASGLLEDIEATLHEFCYGYKPSLIMMR; from the exons ATGGAAAGGAATCCTGGTTGTGAATTAG atTTAGGTTGGCTGAACAATGTCCATGTCAACTCCACTGCAGTGAAAGAGTCAGTTTGTTATTACATATCCGATAAAGAAATAAGTAAAGAGTATGAAGCTGCCTGGTTGCTTAAAGCTATAACTTGCATAGATCTCACAACTTTAGGGGGAGACGACACTAAGAGTAATGTAGCAAGATTATGTCGTAAA GCTATGGGTCCTCTGCCTGAAAATATCTTGAGCATGTTGGAAGTCAATGATGATAATTTTCCAATCAGACCTGCTGCAGTATGTGTTTACCCTTCCAGAGTTAAAGATGCTGTTGAAGAATTAGATAAGTTGGAActccaaaataaaataaacattgcATCAG ttgCTACGGGTTTTCCAAGTGGCCAGATGCCCCTTCAAACACGTCtagatgaaataaaatatgCCATAGAACAAGGAGCCACTGAGATTGATATTGTGATCAACAGAACTCTAGTACTTACAGGTAAATGGCAGGAACTATATCAGGAAATCCAGCAGATGAAAGAAGCATGTGGACCTGGCGTTCACATGAAAGCAATCTTGGCAGTAGGCGAACTTGATTCTTTCAATAAT GTCTACAAAGCTTCTCTTGTGGCAATGATGGCAGGTACAGATTTCATTAAAACTTCAACAGGTAAAGAAGCTGTAAACGCTACGCTTCCATATGGTTTAGTGATGACTAGAGCGATTAGAGAATATTACATGAAGATGGGATATAAG GTTGGGTTGAAACCAGCTGGTGGAATCAGAACAAGTAGAGATGCCATTAATTGGCTTATTATGGTTAAAGAAACCTTAGGAATTGAATGGTTGACAAGTGATTTTTTTAGGTTCGGAGCATCAGGtttattggaagatattgagGCAACTCTTCATGAATTTTGTTATGGATATAAGCCCTCTTTAATTATGATGCgatga
- the LOC123677989 gene encoding uncharacterized protein LOC123677989, producing the protein MAILDKLVLVVCISSLATARSIRSAEDIQLQPRIYPGYLQQEEDAYAAASTNQELPRVVQSIPFNVPEPSDELRPPQENSPVSFLEVPAPSTHLTAPSESLWNPENNPIFFYELPASLTKLDTPTHKFPKKFNKEIHTKDKALSSQPKIEIELVPIEERELVYKQKDLDKKFDNLAKLENQKELDQLKAFSNHKDDSVQAETGYNDYNEDDTVPSASEDGYSTGLNEQLISSMGIPHHDSTRDRLTFHVVGHDGPHTYKWGYDTGKGHNRMFRFEEKDKSGIVKGHYGYYDKHGKLQIVNYDAHPEEGFHAESSTDHNSK; encoded by the exons ATGGCAATTTTGGATAAACTG GTTTTGGTGGTGTGCATTTCCTCTCTAGCCACAGCTAGGAGCATCAGGAGCGCAGAGGACATTCAACTACAACCTCGTATCTACCCCGGCTACCTACAACAAGAAGAAGATGCATACGCAGCGGCCTCTACAAATCAAGAGCTTCCCAGAGTCGTGCAGTCCATCCCATTCAACGTCCCAGAACCCAGCGATGAACTAAGACCACCTCAAGAAAACTCCCCAGTTTCCTTCTTGGAGGTACCAGCACCCTCTACACATCTAACGGCGCCATCCGAGTCTCTCTGGAACCCAGAGAACAACCCAATCTTCTTCTACGAGCTTCCAGCCTCCTTAACGAAGTTGGACACCCCGACCCACAAGTTCCCCAAGAAGTTCAACAAGGAGATCCACACCAAAGACAAGGCGCTCTCTTCTCAGCCCAAAATAGAAATTGAGCTTGTGCCAATCGAAGAAAGGGAACTGGTGTACAAACAGAAGGATTTGGACAAGAAGTTCGACAATTTGGCCAAGCTGGAGAACCAGAAGGAGTTGGATCAGTTGAAG GCATTTTCGAATCATAAAGACGACTCCGTTCAAGCTGAGACTGGCTACAATGACTACAACGAAGACGACACAGTTCCATCGGCTTCTGAAGATGGATATTCTACGGGACTCAACGAACAATTGATTTCCTCAATGGGTATACCACACCATGACAGTACAAGAGACAGACTAACGTTTCACGTTGTTGGACATGATGGACCTCACACTTACAAATGGGGTTATGACACTGGCAAAGG GCACAACAGGATGTTTAGATTCGAGGAAAAAGACAAATCAGGTATAGTTAAGGGCCACTACGGTTATTACGATAAGCATGGTAAACTTCAGATAGTAAACTACGATGCTCATCCTGAAGAAGGCTTCCACGCGGAATCAAGTACAGACCACAACAGCAAGTGA